The genomic interval AGTGCGGACACCACGAAGAAGATCATGGCCACGGTGCCGGCCGCCGTCCGCAGAGCGAACGACACCCCTACCGTCAGCACACAGATGAGCGCGGAGTACACGCCCATGGCGACGGTTTGGTACGCCGCTTTCGACAGCTCGAAGTCGGCGTGCCCCTGAAAGGGGGTCCAGGCCAGGGCGATGCCCAGCACCGCCCACACCACTGCGGTGACGAAGCCCACCAAAGCGCTCAACAGCGCCTTGGCCAGCTGTACGCGGGCCCTGACCGGCACCCACAGCAGCGAGGTGCGCACGCTGCTCGTGGAATACTCGCTCGTCACCGTCGTCATCGCCAGAATCACCAGAGCGAACTGGGTGAGGACGACCGAGGACACCGAGGCGTTGCCGACCGGCTGGATCGGCTTGTCGTTGATGCGGGCGATCGACCCGTAGTAGAAAGTGAAGACCGCGGTCGCGACGAGGCCGACCAGCAGGCAGACGTACGGCGTGCGGACGGTCCACAGTTTGGTCCACTCCGAGGTGAACGCCCCGACGAACCCACCACCGGCGTGCCCGGAGACCATGCGGCCACGGGGGCCGTCGCTCACGTCGGTCGATCCGGTGCTCATGCTGCCGCCCCCCGCGTCCGCGCGGCGCCCGTGCCACCGGGCACCGTGTCGCCCGTGCCACCGAGCACCGTGTCGCCCGTTCCGTACTCCACGCTCTGCGCGGTCAGTTCCATGTAGACCTGTTCCAGCGACGCGGAGACGGACCGCAGTTCGTGCAGCCGCAGTCCCAGCCGGTGAGCCAGATCCCCCACCTGCTCGGCGCTGCGGCCCCTCACGACGAGCTCGTCCGCCGCGGGCGACTCCACGTTCACGTCGCCGTCCTTCAGGAGATGGTCGATCAACGTACGCAGGTCCGCCGCGTCGGGCGTGCGCACCCGCACCGACGACAGCGCGCTGCCGGCCAGCAGGTCGGCCATCGGTGTGTCGGCCAACAGCTTCCCCCGTCCGATGATGACCAACTGGTCGGCGGTCAGCTGCATCTCGCTCATCAGGTGACTGGACAGGAAGACCGTCCGCCCCTCCGCGGCCAGGGACCGCACGAGCTCCCGCACCCAGCGGACACCGTCGGGGTCAAGGCCGTTGACCGGTTCGTCGAAAATGAACACCTGCGGGTCGCCCAGCAGCGCGCCCGCCACGCCCAGCCGCTGGTACATACCGAGGGAGAACGTCCCGGCGGACCGCCGCGCCACCTTCGCCAGACCGACCATCTCCAGCACCTCGTCCACCCGGCGCGGCGGGATGCCGTTGCTGCGCGCCTGCGCAACCAGGTGGCCGCGCGCGGAGCGAGCCGGGTGCAGGGCCTTGGCGTCGAGAAGCGCGCCGACCTCGCGGATCGGGTGACGCATCGAGGAGTACGGCCTTCCCCCGATGAGCGCCTCACCCTCGGAGGGGCGGTCCAGGCCGAGGATCATGCGCATCGTGGTCGACTTGCCGGCACCGTTGGGACCGAGGAAGCCGGTCACCAGACCACCCTTGACGTCCAGTGTCAGACCGTCAACGGCGACGGTATCCCCGTACCGCTTGGTCAGTTCTCGAAGGGTGATCACAGGTCTCCTCGGTGCCGGTCGCGGAACGCGGAAAGCCGCCGGCGGCGCGCCCCGGCCGGCACATGGTGCTCGGCTCCGGAGCGGGGCTGCCGCGACTCCCTCACGAGAGCGACGCTAGAAGCCCCGCGGGCCCGGCGGCCATCGGTCGAAAGGCAACGGCGTCCTGCCGTTCGTCAGGGGTGCGCCCCTCCCCCGGGCTGAACTGTGCAGCCCACCCCTCGCACAGCCGCGCGTCGGCCATAGGCTCGCCACGTGGAAGAGACGACACCGGAAAGTTGCCCGGTCCGCGTGCTGATCGCCGACGACGAAGCGATGATCCGGGCGGGCGTCCGGGCCATCCTCGCCAGGGACCCGCACGTCGAGGTGGTCGCCGAGGCGAGCGACGGGCACGAGGCCGTCGCACTCACGCGCGTGCACCGGCCGGACGTGGTCCTGCTGGACATCCGGATGCCCGGACTGGACGGGCTCACGGCAGCGGCGCGGCTCCACCGGGAGTCAGCGGCGGTGGGTGTGATCATGCTGACGACCTTCGGCCAGGACGAGTACGTGACCCGAGCGCTGGAAGGGGGCGCCGACGGTTTCCTGCTGAAGGCGGACGACCCGAGAGAACTCCTCAACGGGGTACGGGCGGTGGGAGCCGGCGGGGCCTACCTGTCCCCGCGGGTCGCCGGCCGGGTCATCGCCGGAATGCGCGCACACCGGGCGGCACACCCTCACCGCTCACTGGAGCGGCTCACGGAACGGGAGCGCAAGGTGTTGGCCGGACTCGGGACGGGCCTGACCAACGCCGAGATCGCGAGCCGGCTGCACCTCGTCGAGGGCACGGTGAAGGCACACGTCAGCGCGGTACTCGCGAAGCTGGGCGCCCGTAACCGGGTGGAAGCGGCCATCTCCGCGTACGAGGCCGGCCTGGTCCCACCCGGTCGTCACTGACCAGGCTCACCGTCCTCCGCAACCGTGATCTTCCCCGACGGCTGCCGGCTGCTCGTAGGCACCGACACCTCGTCACACGGGTGGCCGTACGAGGCAGCGGCTATCGCCACATGCGGCTGACGTGGGCGACCACTCTCCTCACGCTGTCCAGCGTGATCACTCCGATCGAGCTCCTCGTCTTCAACGGTCGATCGTCTCCGACGGTTTTTACTACACGGCGACAGGCGGGAAGCGGGCGGCGCGGTCTGCGTCCGGAGCGGTCCGGTGCGTCATCCGTCCCGCTTCCCTCGGTTTGGTACCTTTCACTGGACACGAAATTCGATCGGATGTTCGCTTTTGGGATCTTCGACACGTCCGTTGTCGGCAGTAGACGCTCACGTTCTCCGACGTGCGGCGTGCCACTCCATCGGATCGGGTGAAAGCTCATGGCAGGAACCGACCAAGAGAAGGCTCTGGACACCGCACTCGCACAGATCGAGCGGAAATTCGGCAAGGGGGCGGTGATGCGCCTGGGTGAGCGGCCGAACGAGCCCATCGAGGTCATCCCCACGGGATCGACCGCTCTCGACGTCGCTCTCGGTGTCGGCGGTCTGCCGCGTGGCCGTGTGGTGGAGGTGTACGGGCCGGAGTCCTCCGGCAAGACGACGTTGACGCTGCACGCGGTGGCGAACGCGCAGAAGCTCGGCGGCTCGGTGGCGTTCATCGACGCCGAGCACGCGCTGGACCCGGAGTACGCGAAGAAGCTCGGCGTCGACATCGACAACCTCATCCTGTCCCAGCCGGACAACGGTGAGCAGGCGCTGGAGATCGTCGACATCCTGGTCCGATCCGGCGCGATCGACCTGATCGTCATCGACTCCGTGGCGGCCCTGGTGCCCCGTGCGGAGATCGAGGGCGAGATGGGCGACTCGCACATGGGTCTCCAGGCGCGTCTGATGAGCCAGGCCCTCCGCAAGATCACCGGTGCGCTCAGCCAGTCCAAGACCACCGCGATCTTCATCAACCAGCTCCGCGAGAAGATCGGCGTGATGTTCGGCTCCCCGGAGACCACCACCGGTGGCCGGGCGCTGAAGTTCTACGCCTCGGTGCGCCTGGACATCCGCCGGATCGAGACGCTCAAGGACGGCACCGACGCCGTCGGCAACCGCACCCGCGTCAAGGTCGTCAAGAACAAGGTCGCTCCGCCGTTCAAGCAGGCGGAGTTCGACATCCTCTACGGCCAGGGGATCAGCCGCGAGGGCGGTCTGATCGACATGGGTGTGGACCACGGCTTCGTCCGCAAGGCCGGCGCCTGGTACACGTACGAGGGCGATCAGCTCGGCCAGGGCAAGGAGAACGCCCGCAACTTCCTCAAGGACAACCCCGACCTCGCCAACGAGATCGAGAAGAAGATCCTGGAGAAGCTCGGAATCGGGGTAGCGGTGGCGACTGCGGTCCCCGAGGACGCGAGCACCGCCCCGGCCCCCGATGTCGCCCGGGTCTCGTCGGAAAACGCCGCCTGACAGGCATCGACACGACCCGGCCGGGGTCCGCTTCACGAAAGACAGCTATGGGGGGAGCCGGATCGTCAGGACCGCCTCGAACGGTTACCCGAATGACCGATACCATGCGCGCCCATGACGGACGACGTGCGCAACATCGTGCTGGGCGTGATAGCCGCCGGGATCAGTGCCTCGCTGGGCTGGCTCGCCCGGACCTACCTCTGGCGGCGGGGGCTCCGCCGCAAACAGACCTTCTTCGGACTGCCGGCGAACTCCGCATGCCTGCTCGTCGTCAACCGCTACGCGGGCGCCGAAGGGTCGGTGCACCGTCACGACGCGTTCGCCCTGCTCGAACTCTCCGCCCTCATCAAGGACTGTGCGGCACACGCGCAGATCGTCACGCACGACACGGCCCAGCAGGGGTTCGGGGAGCGCACGGAGTTCTGCGTCGGCGGCCCGACGTCCAACCAACGGATGGCCGCGCATCTGCGGACCCTGCTCCCCGGGGTGCGGATCAACGTCGAGCAGGACGCGGGCCCTGACCGGGTGGCGTTCCAGATCGGCTCGGAGCGCTACCGGCTGGAGCCGGGGACCTCCGAGTACGTCCTGCTCGCACGTTTGACGGGCAGTCAGGAGGCCCGCCCGGTCTTCCTGTTCTGCGGTCAGCGCGCCATCACCAACCAGGCGGCCACCCGCTACGTCACGCGCAACTACGAGAAGCTGCGCCGCAAACACGGCGCCAAGTCGTTCTGCCTGCTGCTGAGGGTCGTCAACTCCGGTGCGTACGGCCCCGATGTCGTCGAGCTGGTCGGCGATGTGACGCGCGAGGCCCAGGCGCCCGTGCCCAGCACGCCCGCTTCCCACCGGGCGGGCAGCTGACCGGGCCCGCCGTCAGCGGCGCAGCCGCGCCCGCCCGGCCGGCCGGGCAGATGCTGAGGACGGGAGCGGGGGAAGCCGCCCGCCCTCACAGTTGACCCGCTCAAGGCCGGGCGATGGAGGGGAAATCAGGTGCCATGATGCAGAATCCACGCTATCGAACCGTGATCACGGAACTCTTGACCGACTCCCCTGTCGTCCGGGAGCAGGTGGTCAAGCACGTGAGAGAGTTCCTGGCGGTCGGCGAATACGCATCACTGCTGGTCTCCCGTGTTCCGAGGTGCCGGCCTACGGTGGAGCGTCCTCCGGACCGAGCAGTGAGGTTTCTCCGGGGAAAGGAAGGAACCCGACATGAGGGAAATGCCTCTCCTTTGGTGAGCACACCCGCCCTGGAGGTTTTTCCGTGAGTCCCGCACGTCCGCGCATCCGTCGTTCCGTCCCGGCCGGCCGGAGGGCCCGGCTCGCCCTCACCGGGCCGGCGGCCCTGCTCGCCGCCGCGCTCACCGCGTGCGCGGGAGACCCCTCGGGCTCCGCCGAGGTGGGCGGGGACGCCAAGGCGCCCGACACCAGCGTCTCGGTGAACCTCAAGGGCAGGGCGGCGGCCCCGGGCGGACCGGTGAAGGTGACGCTGGCTCACGGAAAGCTGAAGGCGGTGTCGGTGACGGCGGGCAAGGGCGGCGCGCTGGCCGGGAAGATATCCGCCGACGGCCGGAGCTGGACGTCCGATCGGGTCGCCGCACCCGGCACCGCGTACACGGTCGAGGCCAAGGACGCGGACGGCGGCAGCGACCGGGCCACGTTCGCCACCGCCGAGGCCGAGAAGGTCAACAAGCTGCTTCTCGCACCGGGGAAGAACACGACCGTGGGCATAGCCCAGCCACTGTCCGTCGTCTTCGACCACCCCGTGAAGGACAAGGCGGCCGTCGAGAGGGCCCTGAAGGTCTCCACGTCCAACGACACCGAGGGCTCCTGGGGCTGGCTCCAGGACTACTCGGGCAAGGACCGCGTCGACTGGCGGCCCAGGGAGTACTGGAAGCCCGGCACAAAGGTCACCCTGGACGCCCAGCTGAACGGGGTCGACACGGGTGCGGACGGCGGCTGGTTCGTCCGCGACTACACGACGACGTTCACGATCGGCGCGGCCCAGGTGGTCAAGGTCGACCTCGACCGGTCCCGGCTCGCCCTGCACCGGGACGGGAAGCAAGTCCTGGACATCCCGATGTCGGCGGGCACCCCGGGCGGCGAGAAGGCCTCCTGGCGGGGCACCGCGGTGCTGATGTCGAAGGAGGGCACGATCAACATGCGCTCCGAGACGGTGGGCCTCGGCGACGCCTACGACAAGATGGTCGACTACTCGATGCGGCTGACCTGGTCCGGGATGTACGTGCACGCGGCCCCGTGGAACGCGGGCGTTTTCGGCCAGGCCAACCGGAGTTCGGGCTGCGTCGGGATGAGCGACGCGGACGCCGCGGCCCTGTACGGACAGGTGCGGGTGGGCGACCCGTTCGAGATGACCGGCACGCAGGCCAAGGGCACGGTCGCCGAGGGCAACGGGTACGGCGCGTGGAACCTCTCGTGGGAGGACTGGGCGGCGAAGAGCGCCCTGAGGTGACCCGGTAGCGCCCGCTGCGGGCCCGGAGCGGGTCAGTAGCGCCCGTTCCGGACCCTGAGCACTACTGACACCACGTCCAACAATCGTTACCTTCACGCAACGCGCCCGGTAGTTACCAGCGGTAAACAACCGGGGTTACCGTCGGGTCACTTTGCACTGACACGCGTGAGGAGTGACCCCGTGGCACGTCCGAAACCGGCACTGCGCACCACCGCTTCGATCACCACCGCCGTCGTCCTGCTCGCCGGGGCCGCGCTCGCCGCCGCCCCGGCCGCGACGGCGGCCCCCGGCACCGTGCCCGCAGGCGCGACCGCCCAGGGGCTGACGTTCCACGACATCCCCGG from Streptomyces sp. CA-278952 carries:
- a CDS encoding ABC transporter permease, with the translated sequence MSTGSTDVSDGPRGRMVSGHAGGGFVGAFTSEWTKLWTVRTPYVCLLVGLVATAVFTFYYGSIARINDKPIQPVGNASVSSVVLTQFALVILAMTTVTSEYSTSSVRTSLLWVPVRARVQLAKALLSALVGFVTAVVWAVLGIALAWTPFQGHADFELSKAAYQTVAMGVYSALICVLTVGVSFALRTAAGTVAMIFFVVSALPSMLLGLGGPVLLAINEYLPQTVGGYFMLGDGEAPFPDAVSLLILLVWAAAAQMAGLLVLRRRDA
- a CDS encoding ABC transporter ATP-binding protein is translated as MITLRELTKRYGDTVAVDGLTLDVKGGLVTGFLGPNGAGKSTTMRMILGLDRPSEGEALIGGRPYSSMRHPIREVGALLDAKALHPARSARGHLVAQARSNGIPPRRVDEVLEMVGLAKVARRSAGTFSLGMYQRLGVAGALLGDPQVFIFDEPVNGLDPDGVRWVRELVRSLAAEGRTVFLSSHLMSEMQLTADQLVIIGRGKLLADTPMADLLAGSALSSVRVRTPDAADLRTLIDHLLKDGDVNVESPAADELVVRGRSAEQVGDLAHRLGLRLHELRSVSASLEQVYMELTAQSVEYGTGDTVLGGTGDTVPGGTGAARTRGAAA
- a CDS encoding response regulator, which produces MLIADDEAMIRAGVRAILARDPHVEVVAEASDGHEAVALTRVHRPDVVLLDIRMPGLDGLTAAARLHRESAAVGVIMLTTFGQDEYVTRALEGGADGFLLKADDPRELLNGVRAVGAGGAYLSPRVAGRVIAGMRAHRAAHPHRSLERLTERERKVLAGLGTGLTNAEIASRLHLVEGTVKAHVSAVLAKLGARNRVEAAISAYEAGLVPPGRH
- the recA gene encoding recombinase RecA, whose amino-acid sequence is MAGTDQEKALDTALAQIERKFGKGAVMRLGERPNEPIEVIPTGSTALDVALGVGGLPRGRVVEVYGPESSGKTTLTLHAVANAQKLGGSVAFIDAEHALDPEYAKKLGVDIDNLILSQPDNGEQALEIVDILVRSGAIDLIVIDSVAALVPRAEIEGEMGDSHMGLQARLMSQALRKITGALSQSKTTAIFINQLREKIGVMFGSPETTTGGRALKFYASVRLDIRRIETLKDGTDAVGNRTRVKVVKNKVAPPFKQAEFDILYGQGISREGGLIDMGVDHGFVRKAGAWYTYEGDQLGQGKENARNFLKDNPDLANEIEKKILEKLGIGVAVATAVPEDASTAPAPDVARVSSENAA
- a CDS encoding L,D-transpeptidase, with the protein product MSPARPRIRRSVPAGRRARLALTGPAALLAAALTACAGDPSGSAEVGGDAKAPDTSVSVNLKGRAAAPGGPVKVTLAHGKLKAVSVTAGKGGALAGKISADGRSWTSDRVAAPGTAYTVEAKDADGGSDRATFATAEAEKVNKLLLAPGKNTTVGIAQPLSVVFDHPVKDKAAVERALKVSTSNDTEGSWGWLQDYSGKDRVDWRPREYWKPGTKVTLDAQLNGVDTGADGGWFVRDYTTTFTIGAAQVVKVDLDRSRLALHRDGKQVLDIPMSAGTPGGEKASWRGTAVLMSKEGTINMRSETVGLGDAYDKMVDYSMRLTWSGMYVHAAPWNAGVFGQANRSSGCVGMSDADAAALYGQVRVGDPFEMTGTQAKGTVAEGNGYGAWNLSWEDWAAKSALR